GACACCagaagaacactagaagaacacctaacattttccttattttataaaaaccaagtaagtgaaataagagcaattgtctttttttttttaatttttgtaaaataatatttacctagGACTAAGAGGACACAAAGAAAACAGTAagaaaacacctaacatttcccatTTAATAGTATCATAGCATCAATATCTTTTAGTATCTTCTAAGTAAATTTTTATacttaagttttttatttattcagattatctttttattttattattttatttttttatgtgagACTCGACACTCTAAAATaactttcatttttatatttgacaaaaaaatttcacaaatcagTTTATAAGAAATCTTTGTCGCAAATCGTATGAGCAGTTGTGAATGGACATTTATCAAAAGGGGTCCAGGCCCAACTACGCCTGCCCGGGCCGATTTTTTGCCCAATACCTCTGACTATAAATAGTTCGGCCCACTACGCAGCCCTGTAGACTATATTATCAGTTTCCAGCCATATTTCCATAGCCTCGAGAGTCAAGTTGGAAGAGCTTCTCACTTCGTGGTCGTGATCGAGATCGAGACGAACAATCCCTGCGTGACATCGTAAGCTTCTCAACCTTCGCCTTTTTCCCTTTCTGAACTCTCATTTGGTTGATCTCAAAATTCCGATCCCATTGTTGATTCTAGGGTTGCCTTAGATCCCGCAttcatttgtaattttattcaacgaaaaagaaaaattagggttttgcttTATCAATTTTGGGAGTCTAATTTCTCTTCCGGATTGCATTTCTTGTTAGATTTTGTTCTGGAACTTCTAATGCGTAAAATTAAATACacttaatttgaatttaaaagaaaaagtcacTGTTCAACTTCGGTTGCATTTGGATTATATTCCTTGATCTCTGTTTGGACGATCGTAGATTTTGTTTCTCTGTGCtgagaaattaaaattttctagAGAGTATTCATGTGAATTCGGTACTTATAAATATATAGTTTGAGCTTGAGTTTACCTTTGATATGACATCTATTTACTGATCTTGTTTACCTCTAGGAATTCCTAGTTGACAacaatgagaaatgatattttgatGTTTTGGGACATGGTACTAAGTTCCTATTATTTTCATGCTATGTTAACAGATGATTGACGATCAAGACCTCGGTTTCTTTGCCAATTTTCTTGGCGTCTTCATTTTTGTACTGGTGATAGCGTATCATTATGTGATGGCTGACCCGAAATACGAAGGCAACTAAAGTTTTTCTCAGtcttttatgtgtttgtgatagGGATGTCATGCCATTTTTGTAGACTGTTTCAGAAATGGATATAAGTTGATGTAGTCAAAATTGTTGCTTTGCAACCATGAATGCCTGTTTTGAATCTTACATGCAATAGTATGGTGCTCCTACAGCCCCCTGTCACTTTTCTgctttgttttcaagaaaactCAATCCGTTCAGTAATATGTTCCTGCTTTGTGTACGCATTTCAGTGACTGCATTAGTTTTGGTGATGCTATTAATTATGATTGTTGATATATTGGTCCTGTCTCTGACCTCATGGTTGTTGGCTGTTGGTGGCATGGTGGCGTAGGGGAGCTGGAAATTATGTGTGTAGGAAATCCAGATATATCCCTAGGGATGAAAAATGATGTCTCATTAAGGAATTTTAGTGTAAGATTTTNNNNNNNNNNNNNNNNNNNNNNNNNNNNNNNNNNNNNNNNNNNNNNNNNNNNNNNNNNNNNNNNNNNNNNNNNNNNNNNNNNNNNNNNNNNNNNNNNNNNTTCTTAGCTCTTCTTCACCTTTGATGCTTACAGGGAAGGACTGACAAGAAGTTAGTGCAATTTCCATCCCTCTTATTGGTATTTCCATTTCTTGCAACTGTTCTCCTAGGTTCATGCAATTGGCTCTGAAGAATGGTAACCAAGGTCTCTCCCACAACATGCCGTCCTGGCATAGGAAGGATGTGAGTTTTAGCTATTTGAACAACCAAAAGCTTAGATGGTTCACATCTGACTCAACAAAATAGCATTTCATAGTATTAAAATTAGTATCCATTAGGCTCAGCAAACTAGCTAAGAGTTTggctaaatttagctaaactTTTGCTGAATCGGATGTGAATGTTCTAAGGGGAAAAGAAGCTAGGAAAGCTAAGCTACCAATCATAATATGCATTAGTagaacaattcttttttttgaagaaattagtAGAACAATTCTGTTATATTAGCTtaccatatttttttgtatgcTTATAATAAACTTAGATCCTGCTTCAGAAAGGGAATTTGCTTGGGAGACAAAGTCAGAGGCAATTGAGTTGTCTGGGGCGAAAAAGGCCTCCGCCAAGTTCCCTAACCTCTTCGAAGCATTTTCAGCATATAATTGGCATGTTTTCCTCACCTGTGATATAGAGAAACCTCATTTTATTTGTACAGTTCAAGGGTACACTTTGACAACTAGAAAGCTCCCGATTCACAACAATTAATTGctcaaattactagcaatttggaTAATTAATGTAAAAGAGCACATATGAGACCTACTTACTTAGGTAGGTGGTCTCTATAGAATCTActtaaattactaataattcagACAACTAATTACTGTGAATTTCAATGATTCAATCCATAGTATTGCGAGCCCACATGCCACATACCTAGCTAGTCTATGGCTTCTTGAATTCGGCATAGAATGTAAATACCCTCATGGCCACTTGTAGATTACAAGGGTCTCGATCGGTCCCATTATCAAAGAATCGAGAGTGGAAGCAAATTAAAAACATTGTGGGGGATtcggatcccctccaattgggGAGAAGTTAGAAATTCTCAATTGTTAATCATggccatttattttaaatccaatggtttataaaatcatttaaacctcgaTAAAACAAAAGCCAGCATTTAATGTCTCAGTTATACAAAAGCAACTAACATTTaataaaccattaaatttaaaataaaaggataCTATTaataattggagaatctccaatttccCCTCAAGtggaggggatctcaattcATGTCAACCTAGGAACATTATCTATTAACCATAACTCaagaatcatataattaatattagttCATGATATTGTTTCCCGACAAGCCCCAAGTAACtaagaaatcaagaaaaaaactCTTTCTCATTGGTTTGGAGTGGCAGACATGGGAGCTTGGAATTTACATCTTGCAAGTATAAAGTGCATGCATAATTGTGTACTGATTGACGGTGgcatagaaaaaaagaaaaagaaaaagaaaaagaaaaagtaaagaaaagcATATTAAACTATTCCCCAGCTTGGCCGCTCCTTTTGGTTAACTATTATGCCAATTAACCCATTCCCCACCGTCCCTTTTTCCTTAACAAAAAGGGTACATCTAGCCCTACATCGACAAGGAGGCTTATCTCGTCCTATCGAACAACCCGTCATGTAAAATGAAGTGACTTAAAACTGtagtaaatttaaaataaagatgttttgtatgaaaaagtgcaaaaaaaataaatgaataaataaataaataaatgatttgtagtaatctgttttttttttttttaaaatatgaatattaataaaaaatgattgatgtgatataaaaagtaaaaatgctgaagggttgattttgagaggaatagtaTGAAACTTTTTCTAAGTCCAGTGACAAACAAATTAAGCCGTAGTGAAAAAATCCCATCGAATTCGAAGGTAGCTTAACTTAAGCAATATTCAAGAGAAtgtttagacaaaaaaaatactaattaattattaataccTCATTGTAGGCCAGCCGAGGGTATGGAAAGAACATAGCTAGAACAGAAGCCATGGCTCCGAGAGCAGCGCTTGATGCCACACGAATGAGGTGCTCAATGACTTCAGTTTCCACCCCTTGGATTGCTACCCCCACGTACACGATCACAATCTCCCCAAAGGCTAATCTTTTAGTCATCAAGTGTGTCGACTCCGGCAATGCCACCGCAAAAGCACTGAGCGCCACCGCCGCCGCCGCCAGGCCGCTAGTAAACCGGGCAGGCCCGACCAGCCACAAGCCGAGTGTCGAGAGGATCGTAACCTGAAGTGTAGCGTAGAAAGCATGCCAAAAGCCTTTTAGGGTGTCACCAAGTGTCGCGTCTGAGACAATTAGAACAGTTGTAACGTAAGAGAAAGCTGGATATGCTAGCAAGCGTTGGAGGGTAACCGGTCCGTAGAGGGTGGTGCAGCCAACTATGGAGCAGGCCAGAATGGTCCTTAACGCCGACCCTAGGCGCTCGAGCCACAATTCACGGGTTGGGTTCTTTGTGTTCCTTATTCTTTGCATTTGGTGGCAAACAAAGGGACTTTTTAATGTGGTCTTTTTTATTGTCTCTGTTTGTGTTGTAAGCTTCAAGTGAAGAGCTTGGAAGAGGATTTATAGGAGAGAACTAATACAGCACTGGTCTTTTATGGAACCGTACGTTTAGTGGCGGCGGGTATCAATCTTTTAAATTCTACTGTACCTGATTCAACCCAACCAGAACATCAATGCATTGAACTTGGACTCTAGTGTACGTGTACCTAACTACTTTTGAGATTAATTAACAGTGTGAATATTAAGTTCTAAAGTATGGAATTTTGAAAGGAGCATTACGGCAAAATATTGGAGGTTAGACATCGATCgtacgtttttattttttgctataTTAGAATAAGTACTAATAGTACAATTAGTGGGTAAAAAAGCCTTGAAAGTCATTCAAAATGTGGAACCTTCAAGTTATTTATTAGGGTGTTcgaacatatatatacacagtaAAGTCTGAAATTCTACAATTCTACAACGTCCGTTGAAGCACAAGCTTGGGGGTTCAAGCATATCGGTTCTAGCTAGCTACCTTCTATTTCGATAATAAAGGTTTGTTTATCTAGAAATGTTCTGTTGATGTGGCatactattgattttttttttctttttttttttcatttttaattaagattgacTTAAAGGTGGAATGAGTATGTTgtgagagaatacaaaatagcatttctcttgctTATGTCCAAGATACAATGCTTCATTACCATATCTTTGTAATATACCGATCTCAgtataatatgataatattctttatttattaccATATTGACGGTTGGGGAAGAAAGGgacttcttcttcctcctctcccaaaaatctctctctctctctctctctctctctcatgcatgcTGGTTCATTAGAagccaaaaagaattttccaTCATTTTTCTTACTCCAAAAACAATTATGCTGACTTAATTATTGGAGTATCTTCGTACCCAGCCGGGGCCCCTTTGATGGCTTCTTTGTTTTGCAGACACACCATTGTCAAATTGGAGGGGTCCCCTCTCAGCTCAACCACGAAGAAAACTGTTGAGGTTGCATATTATTGGACCCAAAATCACATCAACATTAACTATTGTAAATATTTTAGGtatcattttttaattcagtATTTAATGTGTTTTCGGTTTTTTTACCAACTTCATTCAtgattcaactataaataggtcattttaTTATACACTTTACACATCATAAACACAAGCTTATTTTCTACAATtctattgacaatattttggatGGATCTAACTATAATATGTGGACTCAAACTATGGATGTTTTTCTAAAAGGGCAAAAATTATGACGTTATGTCACAAGAGAAGTTTATGTACGGTACCTAAACAGAAAGAAGGTGAGACCAACTATGACTTGGATATATTTGTTACAACATCGATATGAAATGCGGCTAATCCAAAGACTTTGAAATGTGGTGTTGCCCAAACCAACATTGAGGCTAGGTATTGCTCTCATGTTGACATAGTACTACATATGAACTTTTGTGGTTACGCTAACTTTTGACAAACATGAGTGCCCCTTAGACTGCTAGTTCTCTTATTCATTGTGATAATCATAGTGCAATATAGATTTTCCATAATAATGCTTTACTTGAGTGCACCAAACATATCAAGATTGATTGTTACTTCAGCCGACATCATTTTTAGCAAGGTACCTTAATCTACAACCAGTCTCCTCCGAAGATTAGCTTGCCAACATCCTCATGAAATCTCATTCACCAGGTTGTTTTGGTGATCTTATTTCTAAATTCAAGTTGACTTCGCCGCTtagagtttgagggggatgttagTATAGTACTCTTGTTACAATATTACCATATTTGTGCCAAAATAATTCCATAATATTCTCAGCATATTCACTGCCCTACTTgtgtcaaaatattttcatgataTCTTAGCATATTATGGTAATATTCTTCATTCACTACCATATTAGCTATTataaatattctaaatattatttcttgattttatagttagtgtatttcctttcttttgtcGGCTTCATTCAGCTATAATTCATGagtttacttataaaaaatatgtaattttgtatatagtttgtctttttcttcaagCACCATTGCTAGCTAGGATCAAATAATCCAATCTTGAATTCTAATATCATCAATGAACATGTGCTTCTTGTTAGTTGCCAGGAAAATTCCAAAGGGCCATTGCAAATGGCACACATGCTTGGAGAACAGAAATGAGAGGAATTACATTCTAAGGTGAAGGAAATAGATGGAAGATGCTCATTAACCCTTCTCTCCGCTGGTTGGCACATATGGCAAATAGCTGACACATATGCGGCACATCCAATGCCTGTCCCTTTAGCCTCTTCGTCACGATAGACGTGGTTGATTGAAATTAGGGCTACGTCCACAGTTTTGCAATTAACAATGTTTTTATTACGACGATGAAAGAATACaaattactataatttttttttttcttctctgacTTGGGAGTATACAATaatgtataaatatatgtgtgtttgtgtgtcaGCCGCCCTAGCTAGCTAGGGCTATAGAAATTCCCACAAACTCGCTTGAGCTAGCGCCTATCACGTGAAGGTCGAGCAATGTTTTTGTCTGCTTCTCTCGCTTGAGCAAGTTTCTATCTTAAGCTCTCGCTCGCTCGAGCAACCGTCGAGTGAAAATCGAGCAAGGTTTTCATCTTTGCCGGCCGGCTAACTCTCGCAAACTCCGCGTAGAGATCAAGCTCCACAAATTTTACCTATTTAGCATTtactaacaataataataattatggcATGGCTTATCCAGTGCAAGGCTGAGTGGAATCATGGAATTTGAATGCATactaaaataatgtataagatAATATTATTAAACCTAAGGAAAAGATGAGACACCATACTGTGCGTTTTAATAGAATCGGCTACCATGCATTGTTCGCCTCCATTTGCAAGCTCTTGGAGAAGTTGTTAGTTAGAACCGCTACTCTCTCATATTTAAAATGATGGATTTATAATgcattattattgaattttgatcaactATTACTCTTACTCTCAcattacttttaaaatcactactaGATTTGCGATggatatgattattattgacttttaatctaatggtaattttaaaagtcacgtcagaGAGTGTGAGAGTGAAAAAGAGTCATttactcatttatttattaaactgaTCATATTTTCGGGCATAATCTCTAATGACCCTAAACTAATCCGAAGTGtttatcatcaattttatttttccatgtacttttttctttaaagtttgattaaaaaaaaaaaaaaccagagtCCAAGACCTCAGAATTTTCCGACGTGGtaaattgccacgtcaaaaaattatgACGTGACAGTTTACTGCATCCGAATTTTCTTAGGTGtaaaattttgacacgtcagaaaatatataatttttaaaattttaaaatccttaaaaatttaatgacgTGGCAATATCTAACACGTTagaatttattgacgtgtttgTTTTGTCACGTCAAAACAAATTAGTGATGTGGCAACAAAACGTGTACTGTAGAAACGACagaaaataatagtttttttttatagtgagCTTATTTTGAATAGACTTTccataaatttaacaaaaatgtaaaTGGATTCCTTTTCTCCAAGCCAGCTACAgcttctctctccattttttttggAACTCCACTTGGAAGACTCTTTTCCCCACTTAATGCCACCGTAAAAGAAGGATTCTAGCTTGATCTCACCACTTGCTTTGAATTTCCTTTCCAGCATATGATTCGCTATTAAGACAAATAATCCTCTCTTCTTTTCAAAAGAATAACAAGTGGCAAGATatgggagaaagagaaaggtcgaattaattcatttttcaaccatccTTATAGTAAATGAatgaatctaccattgaatttgtgtggagtccataaatttaatggttgatctattgaatttgtagaatgAGATGAAgaaaagattaagaaaaaaatttacgtgaatcatttctttctttacgAGTTCTATTGAAATTGTTTGGGTGGCGGGTGTGTAGGTTGGGTTTAGCTGATTTGTCAAAAAATGGTAGCTGATGTGGCAGCTGATCAAATTGACTTCCCTTGAAGGGCTGTAAATATATATCCTTACTATTGTGATTGAACAAAATTTTGGGCCAACTGTAATGTTGTAAGTAACTGTTAGAGAGGCCCATGGGCCATGTGTCAGTTAGTTTGTTGAAACTGATATAGCGGGAAGAGAATTGTACAAAGAGAGAAACGAGAGAGAAGGGgaatttatgaaaattgttttcttaGTTTGGGTGGTTTTCCTTGAATATTAATCTCCACGTTTGGATTGTAACCGATTGTTAATGAAGttaaaattaccaaattttGAGAAGTCATTGTCAATTAATATAtgatagaatattaattaaattaaaaatttcttatcagtttaagcttttaggataactgataatttaacacaatatcaaaataaagGTCTCGAGTTTATATCTTATCTCTGTAATTCACAATCTATTTACTGAAGTAAAGTTTGAGCTTaatcttttgaaataagtgatgatttaacattctttataattttctttgaGGTAAGTGTTGATTTGACACTCTTTATAATTTATCATGATTTAGCGATCTTTACGATTTCTCAAATCACAGTTTCTAAAAGGACTGGAATAGATTCGAAGTGATCTCTTTATTTTGTAGAGATCCACTACAAAATACTAACGTAATTAAGCTGAtgattcctttttctttgaatagTATTTGGAAGAATAAGATTCCTTCAAAAGTGGTGTTCTTTATATGCACGATAGCTTTAGGGAAGATTCCAACTATGGATAGCTTGAGAGAGGCGCATCATACCGGTGGTTAGAGTTGTATGTGTATGAAGAGCGGGGGAACCATTGACCAACTATTGCTTCATTTCGAAGTAGTCAGAAACTTGTGGGAATCGATCTTTCATCTATTTGGGATGGAATGGGTCATGCCCTAATTGGTGGTGGAGTTGTTGGCTTGTTAGAAATGACAGTTTGAAAGACACTCCAATATAGAAGTTCAGAAGATGATTCCATCCATTGTGCTCAGTGTAGCGTATTTGGAGAGAACACAATGCTCAAAAAGTCGAATATTGTTAAGAGAAATGTGACAAAAGTAAAAGCCATtatgttctcatttttttaatttcttggaatttcttgatttttttttcttcccttcatTGGGTGTTTCTCTTGTGTACATTCTCTAACTTTGGTTGCGCCCCTCTACACCTCTattgaattatttataaaaaaataataattaaaaaaaaattattaaaaaaaaggtgaatAAAATTTTAGGAAGATCACTAATCTTACCACTTCAGCCAAGATATTTAAATTTAGATGGATGAGGTATATATTATGTACACAAAGCACTAATTTTACAAGAAATTTCGTTCCAATTTACAAGGCTTGAGGGATTCTCCCATTTGACTAGTTCTTTTACTTCTTTCTCGATCTCCATTGTTTCTCTTATCAAATTGCTGATGCAGAAGCCTAGGCCACTCAAACAAAGAACTATTTGGCTCTTAAGCTTGTCCTCACCTTTGTTAGCACAAATCTTGCCAGCTTCTTCATTCAAGTTTTGAAGAAAAGGGTTTACAATGCTTTCAACCTCTTCTTCATTTGTGCCCAACAGTCCAAATGCATTTGCATTTGGAAATTTTCCTAACTCAATGTCATGagaaacaattttcttttgtaactCTTTTTCCAGTGCTGTAAGGGTCTTGATTGAGGTTACCTTTTCGAGGCATTTCAATGAAGAGCTAACTTTTTTCTTGAATAACTCTAGATTATTATTCATGTGTTCTTGGAGCTCCTTAATATCAACTCTTGATATTTCTGTTACTTGTGAGATGAATTCTATTTGATAGGCCAAAAAGGGTAGAAGGTCCACCATCTTTAACAAAGATCTGAGGAGCTTACCATAACAAGAGCCATGGAAAGGCAAGAACCAGAAATTAGGCTCCAACTCTGCCTCTGCAATGAACTTTTCTAATTCATTGACATGACTTTTCAGCTTGTTCTGCTTTTCTCTCAGTGCCAGAAAGGTTGGAGCTTGCCCGTTCTTCTGGCTGGAACAAGGAACCATGTTGATCCAATCTTCAAATGCCCCCAAGCTCCTTGAAAGTTCAGTTTTGGCCAGAGTTGCTGCTCTTGCAGGATTCAAGAGAATCTCTACAATGAGGAAACAAATTAATCCAATGCAGGCTTCTGTGATTCTAGCAATTGCAAACTCACTTGGACGACCATAATTTTTCCTACCTAATATTAATAAAGCCCCTGTAACTGCTGAAATTCCACCAGCTTTTCCATACATTCGGCTATGCATTAGAAAGCTAGTGAAAACAGTCCAAGGTAGTAGTAGCATGAACCTTAAATCCTCAAATCTTTGGAAAATAAAGCAGCATAGGATTCCATAGACTGATCCCATTGCTGTGCCTTGTGCTCGAGCATTTGCAACTGTAAATATGGGTTGTCTTCCTGTTACAAAACTGATGGCAATCGTGAGTCCTGACCAATATCCATTTTCTTTGGTATATATCAAACCAAACAACACAGCAAAACCTAGAGAAAGTGAACACTTGAAAGCAAAAACCAAACTCTGGTTGCTTGGTTTTATGTCAAGACTGCTCCAAGCCCTATTGAAGCTACTACACACGTCTTGTTTTTCTAAAGCACCGGATTCTTCAGTGTCACACTCAAGTATTCGAGCAATGGGAGAGTCATCTATGAGGAGTTtcaaacagaagaagaagaagaaaactggCAGCTCTTTTTGGGTAATGGAAATGTTATGGAACTTCCAGAGGGACTTGTCTAAAATTTTTGCATCAAAAGGCATAGAGAACTCAGGCTGCTTGAATTTTTGGCCTATATGTACTTCCAAATTGCCTAAAACTTCTCTGAGTTCTTCATCCATCATGCTAACAGTGCAAGAAATGCAAGAAGTTAAGGCCATTTCCATCCCTCTTATTGGTATTTCAATGTGTCGTAACTTTTCTCCTTGGTCAATGCAACTGCGGTTTAAGAATTTCATCTGGGGTCTTTCCCATAGCATGCCTTCCTGTTGATCACAAGGAAATGGCTGATTTCAGCATTTGCATAAAATTGggttcaacatatatatatatatatatagtagaagCTTTGCCAATGGTTGCTTACTTGATTGTCTTTTATACTTTGAAGAAGTTTGGCTCCTGCTTTACTAAGGGAGCTTGCTTGAGAAATCAGATCAAGGGCAGTTGTGTTGTCTTGAGCAGAGAAAGCGTCCATGAAGGTTCTTAACCTCTCACAAGCATTTTCACCATATAACCGCCATGTTTTCCTTACCTGTAATGTAAGGAAATAGCAGATTTCATAAGACAAATGAGTCGAAGACCAAAGACAAAGCATCTTTGTCTtgcttagagcatctccaacagatGATCTAAATAA
Above is a genomic segment from Corylus avellana chromosome ca9, CavTom2PMs-1.0 containing:
- the LOC132161925 gene encoding uncharacterized protein LOC132161925 is translated as MPTTLNNCQMPSTTDQQTQALWRVRLASAFRTILACTIVACTTLYGPPPVRQLLEYPAFSYVTTILIVSDATLGDALRGCWHALLATLQVMALSVLSLWVIGPGWFTVWAAAAAVAVNAFVVAVPESTHLMCKRIAFGQIVIVYVGAVVHGAKTGALMHPVHVAASTGLGALASVLAMLFPYPHLAYYEVRKTWRLYGENACERLRTFMDAFSAQDNTTALDLISQASSLSKAGAKLLQSIKDNQEGMLWERPQMKFLNRSCIDQGEKLRHIEIPIRGMEMALTSCISCTVSMMDEELREVLGNLEVHIGQKFKQPEFSMPFDAKILDKSLWKFHNISITQKELPVFFFFFCLKLLIDDSPIARILECDTEESGALEKQDVCSSFNRAWSSLDIKPSNQSLVFAFKCSLSLGFAVLFGLIYTKENGYWSGLTIAISFVTGRQPIFTVANARAQGTAMGSVYGILCCFIFQRFEDLRFMLLLPWTVFTSFLMHSRMYGKAGGISAVTGALLILGRKNYGRPSEFAIARITEACIGLICFLIVEILLNPARAATLAKTELSRSLGAFEDWINMVPCSSQKNGQAPTFLALREKQNKLKSHVNELEKFIAEAELEPNFWFLPFHGSCYGKLLRSLLKMVDLLPFLAYQIEFISQVTEISRVDIKELQEHMNNNLELFKKKVSSSLKCLEKVTSIKTLTALEKELQKKIVSHDIELGKFPNANAFGLLGTNEEEVESIVNPFLQNLNEEAGKICANKGEDKLKSQIVLCLSGLGFCISNLIRETMEIEKEVKELVKWENPSSLVNWNEISCKISALCT